A window from Gasterosteus aculeatus chromosome 14, fGasAcu3.hap1.1, whole genome shotgun sequence encodes these proteins:
- the LOC120832215 gene encoding AP2-associated protein kinase 1 isoform X4, translated as MRKFFDSRRELVNSGPGSGGGGGGGGGGGGSGHAGGNFIGRAFNVGRHQVTVEEIIAEGGFAIVFLVRTNQGVRCALKRMYVNNEDDLQVCKCEIQIMKDLVGHKNIVGYLDSSITAMGSRDVWEVLILMDYCKGGQVVNLMNQRLQTGFTEAEALQIFCDTCDAVSRLHQRKTPIVHRDLKVENILLHDKGHYVLCDFGSATNKFQSPQTEGVAIVEEEIKKYTTLSYRAPEMVNLYNNKIITTKADIWALGCLLYKVCFFTLPFGESQVAICDGSFTIPDNSRYSYDLHCLIRYMLEPDPDKRPDIYQVSHFAFKLAQRTCPVQNVKNSPIPSKLPEPIKASEAAAAKKNQAKPRLTDPIPTTETSITPRQRPKAAHTQPAAGILPIQPAALTPRKRANLPGGAAQPVGVSLNLSQPAAALQSQKAQAPALPLVQSLNNSSQPVAPQKQVQPAAATGAETTTKTTTTATAAAAASPMTKADVQQQAQPIVQQQTTPPCGVSATSQQAAQTPSSPAPPQRPARRKQAQPPAAAHGTPDSGQTAASQQQTTLPSAAQAPPASAAISQKSAETTPPTSPKPTGERGHQRTPSDAAANSVVGAPATDSSLQPQGADRDAAPSQSLPSQPSTAQLVELGAGDADQDQNKDGSTILASADTTDAPTQPTWNPFDDDNFSNLTVDKFKTEAKKPTDLPLKIEPSSSEELIPGLQAVSVDNTPQDAVEGPIIPDVDPGASLQASLVVPDPFGILELSDAPEKLIEGLKSPDVSSLMLPDLLSLSDPFGGSLEDSTKDPLAADDSLLGCSLISGPSAPPAASGATSSVSSAPVSAASALDDFSLLSGDCAQSVADSSLLLSDFEPQQTPAEGGPEDEFDPIPVTGRKNSQVSGGHSRSNSGGSESSLPSLARPMLLVDQLIDL; from the exons ATGAGGAAGTTCTTTGATTCTCGCCGGGAGTTGGTGAATTCCGGGCCCggttctggaggaggaggaggaggtggaggaggtgggggcggcTCCGGTCATGCAGGCGGAAATTTCATTGGCAGAGCCTTCAATGTCGGGCGACACCAGGTTACTGTTGAGGAGATCATCGCCGAAG GTGGCTTTGCAATCGTGTTCCTGGTGCGGACCAATCAAGGGGTGCGCTGCGCCCTGAAGAGGATGTACGTCAACAATGAGGATGATCTGCAGGTCTGCAAATGCGAGATTCAAATAATG AAAGACCTCGTGGGCCACAAGAACATCGTTGGTTACCTGGACTCCAGTATCACGGCCATGGGGTCGAGGGATGTATGGGAGGTCCTCATACTGATGGACTACTGCAAGG GGGGACAAGTGGTCAATTTGATGAATCAGAGGCTGCAAACCGGATTCACCGAGGCGGAGGCGCTACAGATCTTCTGTGACACCTGCGATGCCGTTTCTCGCCTGCACCAGCGCAAGACACCAATTGTCCACAGAGACCTTAAG GTGGAGAACATCCTCTTGCATGACAAGGGTCATTATGTGCTGTGTGACTTTGGCAGCGCCACCAACAAGTTCCAGAGCCCGCAGACGGAAGGAGTGGCCATCGTGGAGGAAGAGATCAAGAA GTACACGACTTTATCATATCGTGCTCCTGAGATGGTGAACCTCTACAATAACAAGATCATCACCACAAAAGCAGACATCTGG GCGCTGGGCTGTCTGCTCTACAAAGTCTGCTTCTTCACTCTGCCCTTCGGTGAAAGCCAGGTGGCCATCTGTGATGGCAGCTTCACCATCCCGGACAACTCGCGCTACTCCTATGATCTTCACTGCCTCATTC ggtacATGCTGGAGCCGGACCCGGACAAAAGGCCAGATATCTACCAGGTGTCCCACTTTGCTTTTAAGCTGGCTCAGCGGACCTGTCCTGTCCAGAATGTGAAG AATTCTCCAATTCCTTCTAAACTGCCTGAGCCCATTAAAGCGAGtgaggctgcagcagcaaagaAGAACCAGGCTAAACCCAG ACTGACTGATCCAATTCCCACCACTGAAACCTCCATCACCCCTCGCCAGAGGCCCAAAGCAGCCCACACCCAGCCCGCAGCTGGCATCCTACCCATCCAGCCTGCTGCGCTCACCCCCCGCAAGCGAGCTAATCTCCCAGGAGGTGCGGCTCAGCCTGTGG GAGTCAGCTTAAATCTGTCTCAGccagctgcagctctgcagtcACAGAAGGCACAGGCTCCAGCGCTGCCACTCGTCCAGTCACTAAACAATTCAAGTCAGCCTGTGGCTCCACAGAAGCAG GTGCAGCCGgccgcagctacaggagccgagactacaacaaaaacaacaacaacagcgacaGCGGCTGCGGCTGCGTCGCCAATGACCAAGGCTGACGTCCAACAACAGGCGCAGCcgattgtgcagcagcagaCCACACCCCCCTGCGGGGTCAGCGCCACCTCCCAGCAGGCGGCTCAGACTCCATCGAGCCCGGCTCCGCCTCAGCGTCCAGCTCGGCGCAAGCAGGCCCAGCCGCCCGCGGCTGCGCACGGCACACCGGACTCCGGACAGACGGCTGCATCTCAGCAGCAGACGACTCTGCCCTCGGCGGCCCAGGCTCCGCCCGCCTCGGCCGCGATCAGCCAAAAATCTGCTGAGACG ACTCCACCCACTTCTCCGAAGCCAACCGGAGAGCGAGGCCACCAGCGCACGCCGAGTGACGCAGCAGCGAACAGCGTCGTTGGAGCTCCAGCGACCGACTCCTCACTGCAGCCTCAAGGAGCCGACCGAGACGCTGCCCCCAGCCA ATCACTTCCATCCCAGCCGAGCACCGCCCAGCTCGTGGAGCTCGGTGCTGGTGATGCAGATCAGGACCAAAATAAAGATGGTTCCACTATTCTAGCGTCCGCCGATACCACCGACGCCCCCACGCAGCCCACGTGGAACCCTTTTGACGATGACAACTTCTCCAACCTTACTGTAGACAAATTCAAAACTGAGGCCAAAAAGCCCACCG accttCCTTTAAAAATTGAACCATCATCCTCAGAGGAGTTGATACCAGGTCTGCAGGCCGTATCTGTGGATAATACACCTCAAGATGCTG TTGAGGGACCGATCATTCCCGATGTGGATCCTGGAGCCTCGCTGCAGGCCTCGCTGGTTGTCCCGGATCCTTTTGGTATCCTCGAGCTGTCTGATGCACCAG AGAAGCTGATTGAAGGACTCAAATCTCCAGACGTATCTTCACTCATGCTCCCCGACCTCTTGTCCTTGTCGGATCCCTTCGGTGGCTCCCTGGAAGATTCTACTAAAG ACCCTCTCGCCGCAGACGACTCCCTCCTGGGCTGCTCTCTGATCTCGGGTCCGTCCGCCCCTCCAGCGGCGAGCGGTGccacctcctccgtctcttcTGCCCCCGTCTCTGCTGCCTCCGCTCTGGATGATTTCAGTCTGTTGTCTGGAGACTGTGCACAGTCTGTAGCAG ACTCGTCCCTCTTGCTCTCAGACTTTGAGCCCCAGCAGACCCCCGCTGAGGGAGGCCCCGAGGATGAGTTCGATCCGATTCCCGTCACGGGCCGAAAGAATTCCCAAG TTTCAGGAGGCCACTCGCGCAGTAACAGTGGCGGCTCTGAATCCAGCCTGCCCAGCTTGGCCCGCCCCATGCTGCTGGTGGACCAGCTCATCGACTTGTAG